In the genome of Vicia villosa cultivar HV-30 ecotype Madison, WI linkage group LG7, Vvil1.0, whole genome shotgun sequence, one region contains:
- the LOC131620504 gene encoding uncharacterized protein LOC131620504 isoform X1, whose translation MKKFRNLKRRLERPVELDKSNSETRVQDVDWICSLSESEIDFMISLKLLIRKRAERIGCKNLADRFDLKTIRAIAFVLMENLKTEVKDTSLVPDSVKSTAFLDACNILKGSNEVSATIEELSKTVGADIQPILTSSPPTPKRKKRKVRSEE comes from the exons ATGAAGAAATTTAGAAACTTGAAGAGGAGATTGGAAAGACCTGTTGAGTTGGATAAAAGCAACAGTGAGACTAGGGTTCAAGATGTCGATTGGATTTGCTCCCTTTCAGAGTCTGAGATT GATTTTATGATTAGCTTGAAATTGTTGATCAGGAAGCGAGCAGAAAGGATAGGCTGTAAAAACTTGGCTGACAGATTCGACCTTAAGACAATTCGGGCTATTG CATTTGTTTTGATGGAAAATCTCAAAACAGAGGTAAAGGACACATCACTTGTACCAGACTCGGTAAAATCTACTGCTTTCTTAGATGCGTGCAACATACTTAAAGGCAGTAACGAGGTTTCTGCAACTATCGAAGAGCTTAGTAAAACGGTTGGTGCTGATATACAACCAATTCTAACAAG TTCGCCGCCAACTCCCAAACGAAAGAAGCGGAAAGTTAGAAGCGAAGAATAA
- the LOC131620504 gene encoding uncharacterized protein LOC131620504 isoform X2: MSIGFAPFQSLRLKRAERIGCKNLADRFDLKTIRAIAFVLMENLKTEVKDTSLVPDSVKSTAFLDACNILKGSNEVSATIEELSKTVGADIQPILTSSPPTPKRKKRKVRSEE; this comes from the exons ATGTCGATTGGATTTGCTCCCTTTCAGAGTCTGAGATT GAAGCGAGCAGAAAGGATAGGCTGTAAAAACTTGGCTGACAGATTCGACCTTAAGACAATTCGGGCTATTG CATTTGTTTTGATGGAAAATCTCAAAACAGAGGTAAAGGACACATCACTTGTACCAGACTCGGTAAAATCTACTGCTTTCTTAGATGCGTGCAACATACTTAAAGGCAGTAACGAGGTTTCTGCAACTATCGAAGAGCTTAGTAAAACGGTTGGTGCTGATATACAACCAATTCTAACAAG TTCGCCGCCAACTCCCAAACGAAAGAAGCGGAAAGTTAGAAGCGAAGAATAA